ttctatgtgtgtctatttatcttttcttcagcCCCAATTGTGAACAAGGGTCTGGTTTCTGAATTAATGGCCCAGGAGTGAGTCCTGGGCAATTTATGACCTTGttaaaaggataaaattataGTGATGGGAATATATCAGTGTTTGCCAGGGGTTAGGAGTGAGCAAAGTATATAACTTTTATAAAGGGATGACATTAGAGAGTTTGGATAATGATTCTATATCCTGATTAGAACACAGTTTATACAAACCCATGCAtgtgttaaaattcatagaaaactTTAAACCAAAAGCCAACTCTATTAActgtaatttaaatattaatttaaagtgACACAAGCAATGCATTCACATTTTAGGGACTATGGTAagcataaatacacacacacacacacacacacacacacaaactgcaTGATCAAAAAAAGtgacatttgggctggggatgtggctcaagcgctaacacgctcacctagcatgagcggggcgctgggtttgatcttcagcaccacataaaaataaaataaaggtgttgtgtccaccgaaaactaaaaaataaatattaaaaaaaatttctctctctctttaaaaaaaataagtgacttTCAATGTTTTCAACAGAAATAAATGATAGTTGATTGAGGAGAAAGAGATGTATACCCTAGTTTATTGTGACATAATGCATACTATGTATCAAAAATCTCAtatggtaccccataaatatgtacaaatttacgtgtaaattttttaaaaaaatattaaaatttaaaaaattgttggctTGGATTGGACTGGATGAACTCTGAAGCCTCTTCTAGTTCCTGAATTTCAATGATTTgcagaaatttcaaaaaaatatattcaaaatgtataTTCACAttgaacatatatataaatttcattatacaaaagaatattctaaGTGCCATCACTATCTGTAGAGTATATCTTTGTAGCTAGGCTCTCTTTTATAGCAGCAAATGAAATTCCCAAGCTACTTTTAGAACTGACAAATTCACtaacaaagaaaatactttgcaaaaatgaatttttccatttttgtcatATTCCTCATCTATATGCTCTGAAGTGGCACACAAAAGTCTCTCTACCAAAAGTGTCATTCTCAGTCATATCTAAGAAGTAGAAGATTTGGACTGGTGTCTCTAAAAACATTTGTTCCTCAGACATGCTAAACCTGAGTACCTAGcaacataaacatttctttaccGCAAGTTCCTATAATCCTTTTATATGATTTTGTACCATGCCATTACTTGTATGTGGCTTCATAACCATTATAATTTTGGggtttttgcatatttttttccacattctaCTCCCCAAAAActcttcaaaaaaagaaactattttatttatacttgtaCTTGCCACAGTGCCTAGAATGGCCATAGGCTATGGAAAATAGTTAAATTCATAGGGAAcgagaaaataaagatgaacaCAACTACTCTGTgtttaatgtgaaaaataaatgagatgatataCTTCAAAGTCTGAAAAAGAGCAAAATCTCaatattttgcttttctcattcCTTGTATGATTTCAAtgaacttatttaaaattttaagcaaatcCATTAATGATAAAAAATGGCAAGCATTACCAGctttaagcagaaaaaaagatatttctcttTCCAACTAATtttaatctaaataaataaagcagctAACTTCTTTTCAAAGACATTGCCATAGACACACCAGAAACAATATAATTGTTCTGGCTGGAATTAAGATGAAGAAATATAAAGCTacctgggagtggtggcacatgcctgaatcccagtggcttgggaggctgaggcaggaggagtgtgaGTTCAAAGCAGACTCAACAAAAGCAagattctaagcaacttagtgagaccctgtatctaaataaaatacaaaataagggtggggaggtggctcagtggccaagtaccccAGAGTTCAATATCAGTaaccctccccctcaaaaaaagattGCAGAAATATAAAGTCAATTGTATGTCTAAAGTTTCTATTTTCTGTGGATGATTCAAACATTTGCTTCTTACTAGAAGTCATAATAATACAATTGCTTAGTATTAATATAGTGGGTAAATGACTACATGCGAGAGAAATGACTATACACATGCAGATTTGGAGATGATGGTGAAAGGAATAGTATAGATTTTAGATGATCTATTTTaataaacaataatttaaatTGTTTCATTACCCCACGGTACTGGCTTTCATTGAAAATCTGAGGTGGCAGGGGGTATCCTGTGGCTGGTCGACTATTTTCAGGTACATTTTCTCTCATCCACTTCCGATTCTCTTCATTGGCCGCAATATCTTTTTCTTCAAATCCTATTTTGTTGGCTTCTAAGAAACCAAGCACATCTTGCTGTTTCTTCTTAATCTAGGACACAAAGGACAAGAAATCATACTTCTGAGCAAATagcttttgtagtttttatttttctaatttgacaAAAGTTGGTTTGTGAAATAGCAGAAATGAATTCAAACATGGACCAAAATTTATGATTTCACAGAAAATAtggttttccctttttatttagtagtttttctgtggtttcttttcttttttttttttgtacttttttccttgggtactggggattgaacccaggggtacttaaccactaagccatattcccagccctcttttgtatattttttagtctagaaacagtgtcttgctgagctgctcagggtcttcctaaattggtgaggctggctttgaactagtaatcctcctgcctcagcctcctgagttgctaggattatagatatgtgccactgcaccccgctttatttactgtttttgttAATGATGTCTCACAAGTGGCTTGAGTACCTTTTAGCAGGTCCTTTCATtagtttcactttctttttcccaCTGAAAATTCCCATAATAATGCTAAAACATATATAGCTGATACATATCAATAACTGTAAGAAGTACAGTTGATTCAAAAGTGTGTGTAGTGGGAAgctatattttctcattttctacaagcattttttagttttagcccTTGTCAAAAGTCTACAAAAAATGATCTCAGTTTACTTACCATCTTAACAAGCATCATATACTCATCAGAAATGAATCTTTCCTTGAGAATAACGCAAACTTCAGAGTTATCTAAGTCTCATTTTATTGTgcagaacagaaataaaataagaaatataagaattaagCCTGCCTGTAGACTAAGTTTGGAACACACCCATGCCACTAATTAGCCAAATGGGCTGCTAAGATAACCTTCATATTTATCTGTGTTACTTCTTTAACTGAATCATACCTAGGAAAGAACTTTGAAAATAGTAAAATCAATTCTTTTTAGTTAGGTTTCTCTTCTGATGTCCATTCATGGAGAACCTGGATTCACCTATATATGATAGTTTGCCCATATTAAAAATCCTTACTTAAAATTATCAAGACACAGAGAACAATCAGTAAGTTTCTTCATGGAGTCACACAAAAGACACATGAGATAGAAGCATCAAAAATCAATGTAAACCCAGCATggtgtgcacatctgtaatcccagaaactcaggaggctgaggtaagaggatcactagttcaaagccagcctcagcaaggccttaggaagaccctgtctcaaaataaaaaataagaaggtctggtttgtggttcagtggttaagtacctctgggttcaatccttggtacaaaaaaaattgaattatatatgAATAATTGGTCCTGTCAATTGGaatcaaaatgcaaaattaaaaagcTCACAGGTGCCAGGTGTGTGGTAGCACAGGCCTATAATTctaatgactcaggaggctgagacaggagaattgcaagtttaaggccagcctcatcaatttagcaagagtctctttaaaaagaaaaaaagctgtgGGTGTATCTTAGGagcagagcacctctgggttcaatcaagAGTActgaagaaaagaatgaatgaaattcaCAGTCAAGTCCCCTCTCTATGATTTACACCTCCCACTCCCCCCACACATGTTTATGTGCACATAGAGGTTGTATTTTTGTACAAGTTGCATGTGATTGTGGATAATTAGTCTCTTTCTCATCTCATAACACCaggttaaaaaaattctcaaattcttCCAACAGAAACTGGAATTTCTAAAGATTATTTGGATAAGAATACTGAATaaccttctttaaaaaataagccaatcccccaaaaccaaaggccaaatgttctctctgatatgcagatccCAACACACAATAAGGGCCAAtataagttcattggattagaaaaaggggaatgaggggaagggagaaagtatgggaataggaaagacagaagaatgaatcacatataacattcctatgttcatatatgaataaaatgccagtgtaactccatgtcatattcaaccacaagaatgggatcctaaagaataagttatactccatgaataTTTAATGTctaaatacattccactgtcatgtatatcttaaaaaaataaaaaggaaaaaagataagcAATAATTCATCATAATTTACTACTAGGTAATATTCTTAATGGGAATGTTATCTCCTCACTGGCGTATATAAATGAAAGTAAACTTTCATTCctaaatataacatatattttcttttgcacTTTGAAGAAAGTCAGTGTAAAGAATCAGTATCCACTGAAATAGTATACTTGATGAAAGGTTCAGATAAATTGGTGATTTTCAACCTTAAGAGCAGGAGAATTCAGTCTATATGTAATATGTCAAGTAATTTTCAATTATcagtatatttataaatttgagtAGATATAAAGATGTCCCATTAATATGATACACTCAGGAACCAACATTCCAACAAATTTTTAGGAAGATTAAGAGTTAAGATAGCTAATGTACTAAGAATTCTATATGAACCTGGGAGAATACCATCTGTCATGTTTATGTGAAGAAAGGGCAAAAGGCCTTTAAGATAATAAATGACCCTTTGAGGCCTTTCCCACTTTATTCAATGCTTGCTATGTTGAGAATATGGTGTTAAGATGGTGGCCTAACCTGGTATCATAAGCATGATTATATACCTTCTCTGTTATCTTTACCTTCCATCCATAAGCTCTGTACCACAGGTATTTCTCCTACGCTCTGAGATTGTCTGATAACAATAACACATGCTTACTAAAGTACTCTAAATCTCTCTAGGCTGAACAGAATATGCCATAATCATAATTTGTTAATATGTCTGCCATGGCAAACATGAACATTTGTTCAGCTTCGACTCTTCATGGAAtgttaacaaacaaacaaacaactgttTCTTAACTTGATCATATATGTAAGTACAAAAtttcacaaattaattttttccaaGAAGGGTTATTCTATCTATAAAGACTTActgcacagtggcacactcctgtaatcccagaaactcgggaggctaaggcaggaggatcacaaactcaaagccagactcagcagaagtgaggtgctaagcatctcagtgagatcctgtctctaaataaaatacaaaatggggctggggatgtggctcagtggtcaagtgcccctgagttcaattcctggtaccgcCCCCACAACCCCCCAAAAGAGTTGCTGCCTCTTTGCTACGTCTATAGATATATGTTCTCCTCAAAACTCCCAGACAGGAGGCATCTATTGATGCTAAATAGTTGTCTAATTTCCGTAATggaacttgaaataaaatatacaatgaacagatatgaataaaaactaaatgttgccctgaagaaaaaaaatggatgccataAGGGTTAGctaaggaaaaatttaaatttcctacaaaaataactttggcttatttcacttagtataaatttaaaaaaggcagGGGAATAAATCTGACACAACttccctatatacatatataaatacaccacaatgaatctctatatcatgtacaaccacaagactgggatcccaattagaataagatatactctgtttgtataaatatgtcaaactTTACTgacatgtgtatctaaaaagaatgagtaaaaaatgattttagagTAAAAGGCTTTTGATAACCTTTTTAGCatacaaatgcattttaaagtGTGCAATGGCACTGTCCAGGAATCTAAGGCAATCATTTTTCAAAGAGTAAACCACACTCCTTACCCCCACCCAAAGTATGTCAAGTCATTTCTGTGTACATGTTAGATTTGAAATTCAAAGTATTCTCCCCTCTAaaactttagataaggcaaaagggagggaggggaagggagggggcatgggggtagaaaagatggtggaatgagatggaaaaaaaaccatttttctttcctccaaagATAAAGAGCTGGGATATTGAAAAATTGTTGCTTGAATGAAACAACTACCATCCAATAAGCTTCAATAAGATCTGTGTCTTTCATGCCAAGGGTCAAGTTTCTTTTAAAGATAAGAGACTGACAAGGTTTCTGCTTCAGAAGGGTACTGGTATTAATGTTCCAAatactaaaggaagaaaaaaaagttactataatacttcaaaggaaaaaagaagagataatTTGCATGAAAGAAAAGTGCCAACCTACcacaaaacaaatcaaagtgaggatttttccttgttttataaTCTACCTCTCATATTTCTCTACTGACACTTTAATAAACAATGACAGAGGTTATGACTATTCTCTAAATGATAGTCAGAAATTATATTTAGTAATTAACAATATTTCTTGGGTGCTTTTTTGGTGGTACCCAAAATTTTTTACTAGGTACCCtgtaatgtctaaagaaaaatatcagttaTATCTCCCCTAAATATTACAATGTGGTGGGTAACATTAGACTAAGACATATTTAAAAGTTCAATTACAACATGGTATTTAAAATTGTAGCTAAGGTAACAATAATAGATGATTAAATAAGAGGGGCCCAATGAAGAACAAAGCCAATGAGAGAACTGAGAGCAAGCATTTATTGCTGTTAGCAATGCGACTTAGACTAAGCTTAGAAATGATGGCACAAATGCTAAATCCTCCACCCATGTTGCAAGTAATCTATACTTTAAGTGAAAGGTAAATATGTTCAGTAAAGATTAATAACCAGCTACCCAGAAGGCTAAggcaaaaagatgaaaatttaaaagtcacCCTGGGAAACAGAGAAACTTTGTgtcaaaactaaattttaaagaaagggctaggggtatagctagGTGGTAGAGAACATGATTAGCATGCACCATGTACTAGGTTCAATGTCTAGCACCCCCTGGCTACACACATAGCTTACTAAAACTGCTCAAATGTGAATACTGAGCTCACAAAGGTGACAGCATAAGGTACTAGAACAATAATGTGTAGTTTTCCAAAATAAAGTTGGAAAGTTTCTAAATTGATGTTCATAATCTCTGCTACTAAACTCATCACATATAATTGAAatctataaattaataaatgattacatgggtctatatttttttctttgaacaggTTATAATTTGTGACTCAACTTCCTCAAAGAGATATGCAGATATACAGACTTtctgttgttgtttctgtttatttcaaATGCTACCCTGATAGG
This sequence is a window from Ictidomys tridecemlineatus isolate mIctTri1 chromosome X, mIctTri1.hap1, whole genome shotgun sequence. Protein-coding genes within it:
- the Sh3bgrl gene encoding adapter SH3BGRL: MVIRVYIASSSGSTAIKKKQQDVLGFLEANKIGFEEKDIAANEENRKWMRENVPENSRPATGYPLPPQIFNESQYRGDYDAFFEARENNAVYAFLGLTAPPGSKEAEAQAKQQA